Part of the Kitasatospora sp. NBC_01266 genome, GGCGACGATGGACGCACGCCCGGCCCCCGAAGGGCCGGTGGCCGGTCTGCCGTCGGGCCCCGAGCCGTTCGCCGGCCGGGCCGCCGAACTGGCCGCGCTGCGCGCCGAGGCCCGTCGCTCGCCCGGCGACAGCTGCCGGGTGCTGGTGGTCACCGGCCGGCCGGGCGCCGGGCGCACCGTGCTGGCCCGGCGGTTCGCCCGTTCGCTGGCCGGTGAGTACCAGGTGCTGGCCGACCGGCTGACCGGGCCGGACGGGACGGCCGAGGCGCCCGGTGCGGTCGCCCGGCGGCTGCTCGCGGCCCTCGACCTGCCCTGTGACACGCTGCCCCCGGCGGCGCCCGAGGAGGCGGACCCGGCCTGCGCGCGGCTGCGCGAGGCGCTGACCGGCCGGGCCACCCTGCTGCTGCTCGACGATGTCGCGGACGCCGCCCAGCTGCGCCCGCTGCTGCCGGACGAGCCGCGCTGCCTGGTGGTGGCCGCCACCACCGGGCCGCTCACCGCGCTGGCCGACCGGTTCCGGGTCGACCCGGTGATCCTGCGCGGCCTGGACGAGGCCGCCGCCGTGGAACTGCTCACCGCGCTGGTCGGCGGCACCCGGATCAGCTGCGACCCGGTCGGCGCGGCCGCGCTCGCCGAGGCCTGCGCCGGGCGTCCGGCCCCGCTGCGGCTGATGGCGCACTGGCTGCGGGCACACCCGAAGGCCGCGGTTCCGGCCGCTGCCGCCGCGCTGCGCGAGGCCGGTGGCGAGGTGCTGTCGGCTGCCTTCGCGCTGCGTTACCGGGCGCTGCCGGTCGCCCAGGCACGGCTGCTGCGGATGCTCACCCTGGCCCCCGCCGGCCGGGCCGACCCGCGCACCGCCTCCGCGCTGGCGGGCTGCCCGGCGCCGGAGGCCGCCGCCGGGCTGCGCGCGCTGGCGGAGGGGGAGCTGATCGAGGAGCACGCGCCAGGGCTCGACGGCACGCCGCGCTACCAGGTGCCGGGCCGTTTCTACGGCGAGCTGGTCGCGCTGCGCGACCGGCTGGACCGGCCCGGCGAGGTGCAGCTGGCCCGGGCCCGGCTGCTGGAGCGGCTGGTCCGCCTGGTCGACTCGGCCCGCGCGCTGCTCGAACCCGGCCGGTCGGCGCCCGACCCGCTGCCCGGACCGCTGCGGCTGCGCACCGCCGGGCACGCTCGTGGCTGGCTGCTCGGTGAGCGCGAGCTGCTGCTGTCGGCGGGCGAGCAGGCGGTCGCCCAGGGAGACCTGGACGGCTCGGCCGCCCGGCTGGTCGGCGCGCTGCTGCGGACGCTGCCGTCGGCCGGCCCGCTGCGGCCCGCCGACGCCTACCGGCTGCACCGGCTGGTGCTGACCTGTGCCGAGCGGCAGGGTGCGCCCCGGCGGGCCGCCGCCGCGCTGCTCAACCTGGCCGAGCTGCGGGCCGCGGCCGGCCAGTGGCGGGCGGCGGCCGAGCACTACCGCGCCGCCCATGTGCACAGCCGGGCCCCGCTGGACGAGGCGGTCGCCGCACGGGCGCTGGAGGGCGTGGCCGAGTGCCACCGGGCGCTCGGTGACGCGGTGCGCGCCGCTGACAGCTACGGCCGGGCGTTGGCGCTGCGCCGGGGCCTGGACGAGCCCGCCGCCCAGGCCCGGCTGCTGGCCCGGATCGGCGAGGCACACGCGGCCCAGCGCCGTTTCGCCGAGGCGGAGCGCGAGTACCGGGCGGCTCTGGCGCTGCTGCGCAGGCTCGGGGACGAGCGCGGCACGGCGGCGGTGGCGGCGACGCTGGAGCGGCTCGCGGCGGGTGGTTGAGCGGTTCGGGGGCGGTTCGGAGGCGCTTCGGGGGTGCTTCGGGGCGGCTCGGCGAGGTGAACGTCCGATGGCCGACCGGTGGTGTTGCGGTAGCCCTTGTGTGGGATGGGAAGTTTGCCGGTAGTGAGGTGGTTTGCCAGGAAAGATCCAGAGCAAGCCTACGAATCTGCCAATGTCCCGGCATTATTTAGTCACTTTGGAAGGCTGGCGGATTCGCTGGGCTTCATTACACTCGACTTAGTCGCGCAGTGCAGCGTGCCCCGGCCGGGCCGGAGGTCTGTCTGCGCGGGCACCCGCCGGTCTTCCCCCGGTTGGGACTCCCATGGCAAGAGGGACGTGTTTAACCGTGACCAAGGTCGGCATCCCCCGCGAGGTCAAGAACCACGAGTACCGCGTGGCCATCACGCCCGCCGGCGTGCATGAGCTGGTCCGCAACGGACACGAGGTCTTCATCGAGGATGGCGCCGGTGTCGGCTCGTCCATCCCGAACGAGGAGTACGTGGCCGCCGGCGCGACCATCCTCCCCACCGCCGACGAGGTGTGGGCCACCGCTGACCTGCTGCTGAAGGTCAAGGAGCCGATCGCGCAGGAGTACCACCGCCTGCGCAAGGGGCAGACCCTCTTCACCTACCTGCACCTGGCCGCCGACAAGGCCGGCACCGACGCGCTGGTCGCCTCCGGCACCACCGCGATCGCGTACGAGACCGTGCAGCTGGCCAACGGCGCGCTGCCGCTGCTCGCCCCGATGTCCGAGGTCGCGGGCCGGCTCGCCCCGCAGGTCGGCTCCTACCACCTGATGCGCCCGGCCGGCGGCCGCGGCGTGCTGCCCGGTGGCGTGCCCGGCACCCACTCGGCCAAGGCCGTCGTCATCGGCGGTGGCGTCTCCGGCTGGCACGCGGCCACCATCGCGATCGGCATGGGCTACGAGGTGACCCTGCTGGACCGCGACATCAACAAGCTGCGCGAGGCCGACCGGATCTTCGGCACCAAGATCAAGGCCATCATGTCCAACAGCTTCGAGCTGGAGAAGGCCGTGATCGAGGCCGACCTGGTGATCGGCGCGGTGCTGATCCCGGGCGCCAAGGCCCCCAAGCTGGTCACCAACGAGCTGGTCTCCCGGATGAAGCCGGGCTCGGTGCTGGTCGACATCGCCATCGACCAGGGCGGCTGCTTCGAGGACTCGCACGCCACCACGCACGCCGAGCCGACCTTCGAGGTCCACAACTCGGTCTTCTACTGCGTGGCCAACATGCCGGGCGCCGTCCCCAACACCTCCACCTACGCGCTGACCAACGCGACGCTGCCGTACGTCGTCGAGCTGGCCAACCGCGGTTGGAAGGAGGCGCTGAAGCGCGACGCCGCGCTGGCCAAGGGCCTGAATGTGCACGAGGGTCAGATCACCTACGCGGCCGTCGCCGAGGCCTTCGGTCTGCCCTCCATCTCCCTGGAGAGCGTGCTCGCCTGACGATTCGCCAGGAGCGCGCGACAGGCGCGTCACCAGTGTCGATGGCCCCTGGCCGGCGGTAGCCGACCGGGGGCTTCGGCATGCCTCGATGCGCCGTCAACGCGCTGAGAGGCGGGTCACCCGCCCCTTGACAGAACCCGGTCGGGTAGCCGACACATCGGGCCCACTACCGTGGATTGTGTTGCTGCGAACGCCCGAAACGGCCTAGAGTCGCAAACCGTCGGCATGGTGTCAGGCTGACGAATCGACATAATGCCCTGGATGCCCAAGGAGGTAAGACGACTTGTGAATGAGTCGACATTTGCTCCCGGGGGTGGTCAGCCAGGACTGGCGGAGCGTGTCTCCGGACAGCCGACCGACGACACCGGGGCCGCACTTTCCACGGTCGGAGCCAGTGAGATCGGCACGGTCGCCGTACGCACCTTCGAGGCCCGGCAGGCCGCCGGCCAGGCGGCCACCCGGACCGCGATCTACGAGGCCGACCTGCCCGGGCAGGGCCTCGGCTACGCGGAGTTCGCCTACGGCTCCTACGACGACCCGGACGCCGAGTACGAGCCGGACCCGGAGTACGCCGCCACGCTGGCCCCCGACGCGGCCCGTCAGCGCCGCGAGCGGATCGGTCCCACCGGCCGCCCGCTGCCGTACTTCCCGATCCCCGCGCCGCTGGCCGAGCACGGCCCCGCGCAGATCATCGCGATGTGCAACCAGAAGGGCGGCGTCGGCAAGACCACCTCGACCATCAACCTGGGCGCCGCGCTGGCCGAGTACGGCCGCCGGGTGCTGCTGGTCGACTTCGACCCGCAGGGCGCGCTCTCGGTGGGTCTCGGGGTCAACCCGATGGAACTGGACGTCACCGTCTACAACCTGCTGATGGAGCGGGGGCTGACGGCGGACGACGTGCTGCTGAAGACCGCCATCCCCGGCATGGACCTGCTGCCCTCCAACATCGACCTGTCGGCCGCCGAGGTGCAGCTGGTCAGCGAGGTGGCCCGGGAGTCGGCGCTGGCCCGCGCGCTCAAGCCGCTGCTGCCGGACTACGACTACGTGATCATCGACTGCCAGCCCTCGCTCGGTCTGCTGACGGTCAACGCGCTCACCGCCGCGCACAGCGTCATCGTGCCGCTGGAGTGCGAGTTCTTCGCGCTGCGCGGGGTGGCGCTGCTCACCGAGACGATCGAGAAGGTCTGCGAGCGGCTCAACCCCGAGCTGCGCCTGGACGGCATCCTGGCCACCATGTACGACTCGCGCACCGTGCACAGCCGCGAGGTGCTGGCCCGGGTGGTCGAGGCCTTCGGTGACCACGTCTTCCACACCGTGATCGGACGCACCGTCAGGTTCCCCGAGACCACCGTGGCCGGCGAGCCGATCACCACGTACGCGACCAACTCGGTGGGCGCCGCCGCCTACCGCCAGCTCGCCAGGGAGGTGCTCGACCGGTGCCGCCCCGTCGAGTGAGCCTTCCGGGGGCCGACGAGCTGTTCCGCACCACCGGGGGGATGGCGCTGTCGCCCTCCCTGGCCAGCCGCTCCGCCGCCGAGCCGGCGGAGGGTGGCAGCGGTGCCCAGCAGCCTGACACGGCCTCGGCTGACGCTCCCTCGGGTGCTCCCGGCGAGGCCGGCCCGGCCGTCGCCCGGCCGCGGGTCGAGCGGGCCCCGCAGGGCACCGCGCCGACCGGTACCGGCACCGTCGCGCCGGCCCGCACCGCGCCGCCCGCCGCACCCGGCGCTCCGGCCCAGGGCGAGGAGCAGGGCGCGGACAGCGCCGCCCGGCGCCGTCCGCGCGGGCGTGCGCCCCGGCGGCCCAGCGGGCGCGAGCGGCACGACGAGAAGATCACCGTGTACGTCTCCGCCGAGGAGCTGATGGACCTGGAGCACGCGCGCCTGGTGCTGCGCGGCGAGCACGGCCTCGCGGTGGACCGCGGCCGGGTGGTGCGGGAGGCCATCGCGGTCGTCCTGGCCGACC contains:
- a CDS encoding AAA family ATPase, yielding MDARPAPEGPVAGLPSGPEPFAGRAAELAALRAEARRSPGDSCRVLVVTGRPGAGRTVLARRFARSLAGEYQVLADRLTGPDGTAEAPGAVARRLLAALDLPCDTLPPAAPEEADPACARLREALTGRATLLLLDDVADAAQLRPLLPDEPRCLVVAATTGPLTALADRFRVDPVILRGLDEAAAVELLTALVGGTRISCDPVGAAALAEACAGRPAPLRLMAHWLRAHPKAAVPAAAAALREAGGEVLSAAFALRYRALPVAQARLLRMLTLAPAGRADPRTASALAGCPAPEAAAGLRALAEGELIEEHAPGLDGTPRYQVPGRFYGELVALRDRLDRPGEVQLARARLLERLVRLVDSARALLEPGRSAPDPLPGPLRLRTAGHARGWLLGERELLLSAGEQAVAQGDLDGSAARLVGALLRTLPSAGPLRPADAYRLHRLVLTCAERQGAPRRAAAALLNLAELRAAAGQWRAAAEHYRAAHVHSRAPLDEAVAARALEGVAECHRALGDAVRAADSYGRALALRRGLDEPAAQARLLARIGEAHAAQRRFAEAEREYRAALALLRRLGDERGTAAVAATLERLAAGG
- the ald gene encoding alanine dehydrogenase, with protein sequence MTKVGIPREVKNHEYRVAITPAGVHELVRNGHEVFIEDGAGVGSSIPNEEYVAAGATILPTADEVWATADLLLKVKEPIAQEYHRLRKGQTLFTYLHLAADKAGTDALVASGTTAIAYETVQLANGALPLLAPMSEVAGRLAPQVGSYHLMRPAGGRGVLPGGVPGTHSAKAVVIGGGVSGWHAATIAIGMGYEVTLLDRDINKLREADRIFGTKIKAIMSNSFELEKAVIEADLVIGAVLIPGAKAPKLVTNELVSRMKPGSVLVDIAIDQGGCFEDSHATTHAEPTFEVHNSVFYCVANMPGAVPNTSTYALTNATLPYVVELANRGWKEALKRDAALAKGLNVHEGQITYAAVAEAFGLPSISLESVLA
- a CDS encoding ParA family protein; translation: MAERVSGQPTDDTGAALSTVGASEIGTVAVRTFEARQAAGQAATRTAIYEADLPGQGLGYAEFAYGSYDDPDAEYEPDPEYAATLAPDAARQRRERIGPTGRPLPYFPIPAPLAEHGPAQIIAMCNQKGGVGKTTSTINLGAALAEYGRRVLLVDFDPQGALSVGLGVNPMELDVTVYNLLMERGLTADDVLLKTAIPGMDLLPSNIDLSAAEVQLVSEVARESALARALKPLLPDYDYVIIDCQPSLGLLTVNALTAAHSVIVPLECEFFALRGVALLTETIEKVCERLNPELRLDGILATMYDSRTVHSREVLARVVEAFGDHVFHTVIGRTVRFPETTVAGEPITTYATNSVGAAAYRQLAREVLDRCRPVE